A window from Pseudomonas frederiksbergensis encodes these proteins:
- the leuA gene encoding 2-isopropylmalate synthase: MSMLKDPSSKYRAFPTIDIPDRTWPSKTITAAPIWCSSDLRDGNQSLIEPMDAVKKLRFWKTLVSVGVKEIEASFPAASQTDFDFVRTLIEGNHIPDDTTIQVLTQGREDLIERTFESLRGAKKAIVHLYNATSPSFRRIVFNQDKEGVKAIAVNAAKLFVKYAAQQPNTEWTFEYSPETFSATELEFAKEVCDAVIEVWNPTPEHKVILNLPATVECATPNIYADQIEWFGRHINRRDSVIISLHTHNDRGTGVAATELGLMAGADRVEGCLFGNGERTGNVDLVTVALNLYTQGIHPELDFSDIDGVRKVVEECNQIQVHPRHPYVGDLVHTAFSGSHQDAIRKGFAQQKPDALWEVPYLPIDPADIGRSYEAVIRVNSQSGKGGIAYLLEQEYGISLPRRMQIEFSQVVQRETDRLGLEMTAQQIHALLHSEYLQANTPYALVSHRLQEENGHSAVEVEVSGKGQGETNLHWRGKGNGALEALVAGLPIPVEIMDYNEHAIGSGTNAKAAAYIELRVNGERAVHGVGIDENITTASFKALFSALNRSLSQPEAKAA, encoded by the coding sequence ATGAGCATGCTCAAAGACCCGTCTTCGAAATACCGCGCGTTCCCGACCATCGACATCCCGGACCGCACCTGGCCATCGAAGACCATTACCGCCGCGCCGATCTGGTGCAGCTCCGACCTTCGTGACGGTAACCAGTCGCTGATCGAGCCAATGGACGCGGTCAAGAAGCTGCGTTTCTGGAAAACCCTGGTGTCGGTCGGCGTTAAAGAAATCGAAGCGTCGTTCCCGGCGGCTTCGCAAACCGACTTCGACTTCGTGCGCACCCTGATCGAAGGCAACCACATCCCGGACGACACCACCATTCAGGTGCTGACCCAGGGCCGTGAAGATTTGATCGAGCGCACCTTCGAATCCCTGCGCGGAGCGAAGAAAGCCATCGTTCATTTGTACAACGCCACCTCCCCGTCCTTCCGTCGCATCGTCTTCAACCAGGACAAGGAAGGGGTCAAGGCCATCGCCGTGAACGCGGCCAAGCTGTTCGTCAAATATGCCGCCCAGCAGCCAAACACCGAGTGGACCTTCGAATACTCGCCAGAAACCTTCAGCGCCACCGAGCTCGAGTTCGCCAAGGAAGTCTGCGACGCCGTCATCGAAGTCTGGAACCCGACGCCTGAGCACAAGGTGATTCTCAACCTGCCTGCCACTGTCGAATGCGCGACCCCGAACATCTATGCCGACCAGATCGAATGGTTCGGCCGTCACATCAACCGTCGTGACAGCGTGATCATCAGCCTGCACACCCACAACGACCGTGGCACTGGCGTTGCGGCTACCGAACTGGGCCTGATGGCCGGCGCCGACCGTGTCGAAGGCTGCCTGTTCGGCAACGGCGAGCGTACCGGTAACGTCGACTTGGTCACTGTGGCGCTGAACCTCTACACCCAAGGCATTCACCCTGAGCTGGACTTCTCCGACATCGACGGCGTGCGCAAAGTCGTCGAAGAATGCAACCAGATTCAGGTGCACCCACGTCACCCGTACGTCGGCGACCTGGTGCACACCGCGTTCTCCGGCTCCCACCAGGACGCCATCCGCAAGGGCTTCGCCCAGCAAAAACCGGACGCCCTGTGGGAAGTGCCGTACTTGCCGATCGACCCGGCCGACATCGGCCGCAGCTACGAGGCGGTGATCCGCGTCAACAGCCAGTCGGGCAAGGGCGGTATCGCTTACCTGCTGGAACAGGAATACGGCATCAGCTTGCCGCGTCGCATGCAGATCGAGTTCAGCCAGGTGGTGCAGCGTGAAACCGATCGCCTGGGCCTTGAGATGACGGCTCAGCAGATCCATGCCCTGCTGCACAGCGAGTACTTGCAGGCCAACACCCCATACGCGCTGGTCAGCCATCGCCTGCAGGAAGAAAACGGTCACAGCGCCGTGGAAGTGGAAGTCTCGGGCAAAGGTCAGGGTGAAACCAACCTGCACTGGCGCGGCAAGGGCAACGGTGCCCTGGAAGCGCTGGTGGCCGGTCTGCCGATTCCGGTTGAGATCATGGACTACAACGAACACGCCATCGGTTCGGGCACCAATGCCAAGGCGGCGGCCTACATCGAACTGCGTGTGAACGGCGAGCGTGCGGTGCACGGCGTCGGTATCGATGAAAACATCACCACCGCCAGCTTCAAGGCTTTGTTCAGCGCGCTTAACCGCTCGCTGAGCCAGCCGGAAGCGAAAGCGGCGTAA
- a CDS encoding amidohydrolase, whose translation MRDLSALPNLNIALIQTTLAWHDRQANLEHFEPLLEQARGADLIILPEMFTTGFSMESETLAEPENGPTSKWLRVQAAKLDAVITGSIIVQVADGSHRNRLLWARPDGEVLHYDKRHLFRMAGEHNHFTPGERQVQFELKGWRVRPLICYDLRFPVWSRDAQDTDLLLYTANWPGARRQHWNRLLPARAIENLCYVAAVNRVGTDGKGFAYTGDSQVLDFQGETLLSAGEADGVFQVVLNAADLQAYRTRFPANLDADTFEFT comes from the coding sequence ATGCGTGATCTGAGTGCGCTGCCCAATCTGAACATCGCGCTGATCCAGACCACCCTGGCCTGGCACGATCGTCAGGCCAATCTGGAGCATTTCGAGCCGTTGCTGGAACAGGCTCGCGGGGCGGATTTGATCATCCTGCCGGAGATGTTCACCACCGGTTTTTCGATGGAGTCCGAGACCCTCGCCGAGCCGGAAAACGGTCCCACCAGTAAATGGCTGCGGGTTCAGGCGGCGAAGCTGGATGCGGTGATCACCGGCAGCATCATCGTCCAGGTGGCTGACGGCAGTCATCGCAATCGCCTGTTGTGGGCGCGGCCGGACGGCGAGGTGTTGCACTACGACAAGCGCCATCTGTTCCGCATGGCCGGCGAGCACAACCACTTCACCCCGGGTGAGCGTCAGGTGCAGTTCGAACTCAAGGGCTGGCGCGTGCGTCCGCTGATTTGCTACGACCTGCGCTTCCCGGTCTGGAGCCGCGATGCTCAGGACACTGATTTGCTGCTGTACACCGCCAACTGGCCGGGGGCGCGGCGTCAGCACTGGAACCGTTTGCTGCCAGCGCGAGCGATCGAGAACCTTTGCTATGTGGCGGCGGTGAATCGCGTGGGTACTGACGGAAAGGGTTTTGCGTATACCGGTGACAGTCAGGTGCTGGATTTTCAGGGGGAGACTTTGCTCAGTGCAGGCGAGGCGGACGGGGTGTTTCAGGTTGTTTTGAATGCTGCTGATCTTCAAGCTTACCGCACGCGGTTTCCGGCGAATCTGGATGCCGATACCTTCGAGTTCACGTAA
- a CDS encoding pyridoxal phosphate-dependent aminotransferase has translation MITSKLPNVGITIFTQMSQLAAQTGALNLSQGFPDFDAPQALCDAVGRHIANGHNQYSPMTGLPALRQQIAAKIARSYGVNVDVDHEVTVTPGATQAIFCAIQAVIRSGDEVIVFDPAYDSYEPSVELAGGRCVHVSLGLNDFAIDFQKLGEAISPRTRMIILNTPHNPSGALINRAELDQLAALIRDRDIYIVSDEVYEHLVFDGVPHVSVLNHEELYQRAFVVSSFGKTYHVTGWKTGYVVAPPALTAELRKVHQYVSFCGVTPLQYALADFMAEHPEHVEELPGFYQAKRDLFCDLLMPSRFSFTRVTGTYFQLVDYSQIRPDLNDVEMALWMTREHGVASIPISVFYQTPPEGQRLVRLCFAKREETLREAAEKLCVI, from the coding sequence ATGATCACCAGTAAGCTGCCGAATGTCGGCATCACTATCTTCACGCAGATGTCTCAGCTCGCGGCGCAAACCGGGGCGCTGAACCTGTCCCAGGGTTTCCCCGACTTCGATGCCCCGCAAGCCCTGTGCGATGCGGTCGGTCGGCATATCGCCAATGGCCACAACCAGTATTCGCCCATGACCGGCCTTCCGGCATTGCGTCAGCAGATTGCGGCGAAGATCGCCCGCAGCTACGGCGTCAATGTGGATGTCGACCATGAAGTGACCGTCACGCCCGGCGCAACCCAGGCGATCTTCTGCGCTATTCAAGCCGTTATTCGCAGCGGCGACGAAGTGATTGTGTTCGACCCGGCCTATGACAGTTACGAGCCCTCGGTTGAGCTGGCCGGTGGTCGTTGCGTTCATGTGTCGTTGGGCCTGAATGACTTCGCCATCGACTTTCAGAAGCTCGGTGAAGCCATTTCGCCGCGCACGCGGATGATCATCCTCAACACCCCGCATAACCCAAGTGGCGCGCTGATCAATCGTGCAGAGCTGGATCAGCTGGCGGCGTTGATTCGAGATCGCGACATCTACATCGTCAGCGACGAAGTCTACGAACACCTGGTGTTCGATGGCGTGCCCCACGTCAGCGTGTTGAATCACGAAGAGCTGTATCAGCGTGCTTTCGTGGTCAGCTCCTTTGGCAAGACCTATCACGTTACTGGCTGGAAAACCGGCTACGTGGTCGCACCGCCGGCCCTCACAGCGGAGCTGCGCAAGGTTCACCAATACGTCAGTTTCTGCGGTGTAACGCCGCTGCAATATGCTTTGGCCGACTTCATGGCCGAGCACCCGGAGCACGTCGAAGAATTGCCGGGCTTCTATCAGGCCAAGCGCGATCTGTTCTGCGATCTGCTGATGCCGTCGCGCTTCAGTTTCACCCGAGTGACCGGTACGTATTTCCAATTGGTCGACTACTCGCAGATCCGCCCGGACCTCAACGATGTCGAGATGGCGTTGTGGATGACCCGCGAACATGGCGTGGCGAGCATCCCGATCTCGGTGTTCTACCAGACCCCACCCGAAGGCCAGCGCCTGGTGCGCCTGTGCTTTGCCAAACGTGAGGAGACCCTGCGTGAAGCAGCGGAAAAACTATGCGTGATCTGA
- a CDS encoding peptidoglycan DD-metalloendopeptidase family protein yields MPRFLAPLLLLCLTFNAHADSYITRLLNKPVPGGVAVVDLGASAQAPKASYQGKPVLVVKEQNNWLAIVGVPLTVKPGTQQVSSGGRNLSFTVGYKKYPEQHITLKNKQQVNPDPENLKRIERELAEQITAYRTFSPNTPSNLLLDKPVNGPLSSKFGVRRFFNGEERNPHSGLDFAVGAGTPIKTPAAGKVILIGDYFFNGNTVFVDHGQGFISMFCHMSKIDVKVGQPLARGGVVGKVGATGRATGPHMHWNVSLNDARVDPAIFIGAFQP; encoded by the coding sequence ATGCCGCGTTTTTTAGCTCCGCTGCTGTTGCTGTGCCTGACCTTCAATGCCCACGCCGACAGCTACATCACCCGCCTGTTGAACAAACCGGTGCCGGGCGGCGTGGCCGTGGTCGATCTGGGCGCCTCTGCCCAGGCGCCGAAGGCCAGCTATCAAGGCAAACCGGTATTGGTGGTCAAGGAACAGAACAACTGGCTGGCGATTGTCGGTGTGCCGCTGACGGTTAAACCGGGCACGCAGCAGGTCAGCAGTGGCGGGCGGAATCTGAGCTTCACGGTCGGCTACAAGAAATACCCGGAACAGCACATCACGTTGAAAAATAAGCAGCAGGTCAACCCGGATCCGGAAAACCTCAAGCGCATTGAACGCGAATTGGCCGAGCAGATAACTGCCTACCGCACGTTCAGCCCGAATACGCCGAGCAATTTGCTGTTGGACAAACCGGTGAACGGGCCGCTGTCGAGCAAGTTCGGCGTGCGCCGTTTCTTCAACGGTGAAGAACGTAATCCCCACTCTGGCCTGGATTTCGCCGTGGGCGCTGGCACACCGATCAAGACCCCGGCGGCCGGCAAGGTGATTCTGATCGGCGACTACTTTTTCAACGGCAACACGGTGTTTGTCGACCATGGGCAAGGGTTTATCAGCATGTTTTGCCACATGTCGAAAATCGACGTGAAGGTTGGTCAGCCATTGGCCCGTGGTGGGGTGGTCGGGAAAGTGGGCGCCACCGGGCGCGCGACCGGGCCGCATATGCACTGGAATGTCAGCCTGAATGATGCGCGGGTGGATCCGGCGATTTTCATTGGGGCGTTTCAGCCTTAA